A window of Hymenobacter siberiensis genomic DNA:
GGATGCGGATGATGGTGGAAACCGTGTTGTAGGCGGGCTGGGGCGCGGGCAGCTCGGCCAGCACGTCCTTCACAAAGGAGGGGCCGAGGCGCCAGAGCACCTGCATCACTTGTTCTTCGGCGCGGGTGAGTTCGGGGAAAGCAGCGGGGTCCATGTTGGAAGGTTGAGTCAGGGTAACGCAAACGTACAACTAATATTTTAGTTTTAAAACTATAAACTTAGTTTTACAGGTTATCCACTATCAATCAATGACAATCAGCAAACCATAATGACACAGCCAACCCAAGTTGCGCAGTAGCCGGGTAGCGGCCAAAGGTTGGAGCAATCTCAGGCAGCACATCGAGAAAGCCGCATGGCGGTGGCAGAAATAACCCGGCTGTCTGTTACCGCTCTACGTGGCTTTGACGTTCCTTTAGCTGGTTGGCTACGAACCTGCCACCGCTACGCGGCTGCTCCGCAACTTTAGTTACTTATTGCGGTGGCGGGACGCAACACAGCGCGGCGGCAGGCGCTACGAAGCCAAAGACCGCTCTCAGCCGTAAACCACCCCGAGCCTGCTCCTTGTGCACTGCCGCGCAGCCCCGAACCATTAGCTCCCTACTTATGCTGAAAACCGTATTCTGCTCGCTGGTAGGGCTCCTGGCTACCCAACGCGGCTGGTCCCAGACCGAAACGGCTGCGCCGATGGCCCCCAAAGCGGCCGCCGCCACACCGGTAGTACCGAAGCCAGCGGGCGTGCCGCTTTCGCCCCGGCAGCTGTTTCCGGGCCTGTTTGAGGCGGTGCAGCTGGGCCGCGTTTTCCCCGACAACAAGACCTTTGTGGATGCTGCCCCGAAGCAGCGGCCGGCCACCATTCTGGCGGCCTGGCGGCGCGAGAAAACCCAGCCGGGCTTCAACCTTAAAGCCTTTGTGGAAGCCCATTTCACACTGCCAACCGATGGCTCAGTGCCTTTCCAGAGCGACCTGAAAGCCGGCCTGCGTCACCACCTCGACACGCTGTGGACAGTGCTGGCCCGCCCCGCCGCCCCGGCCGCCGACGCGACCGATTCGCTGGCGGAATTCCGCTCGCTGGTGCCGCTGCCCAAGCCCTACCTGGTGCCGGGCGGACGCTTCCGGGAGGTGTATTATTGGGATTCCTACTTCACGATGCTGGGGCTGGACGAGGCCGGCAAAACGCAGATAATGAAGGATATCACTGATAATTTCGCTTACCTCATCGGCCGGTTCGGCTTCATTCCCAACGGCAACCGCACGTATTACCTCACCCGCTCGCAGCCGCCCTTCTTCGCCAACATTGTGCAGCTGCTGGCTAAGGACCTGGGCAACGCCGAGCTGCTGCGCTACCGCCCGGCCCTCGAAGCCGAATACCGCTACTGGATGCGCGGGGCCGAAACCCTGAAGCCCGGCACCGCCGCCCACCGCGTGGTGCGCCTGCCCAACGGCAGCCTGCTGAACCGCTACTGGGACGAGAGCGACCAGCCCCGCGAAGAATCCTACGCCGAGGACGTGGCCGCCGCCAAAAAGAGCAAGCAGCCGGCCGCGCAGTTCTACCACCACATGCGGGCGGGCGCAGCCTCGGGCTGGGATTTTAGCAGCCGCTGGTTTAAGCCGGGGGGTGGGCTGGAAAGCATTCAGACCACCGATTTGATACCCGTCGATTTGAACTGCCTGCTCTATAATCTCGAAACGGTGCTGGCCGAGGCGGCCCGCGTGGCCGGCCAGCCCGCCCAGGCCCGCCTGTACGATACCAAGGCTGCCCAGCGCAAAATGGCCCTGCTGGCCCTGAGCTGGGACCCCAAAGCCGGCTGGTTTCAGGACTACAACTGGCGCCTGAAGCAGCGCTCGCAGGTGCGCAGCCTGGCGGGCACGTTCCCGCTGGCGTATGGACTAGCCACGCCAGAGCAGGCCCGGCGCGTAGCGG
This region includes:
- the treF gene encoding alpha,alpha-trehalase TreF: MLKTVFCSLVGLLATQRGWSQTETAAPMAPKAAAATPVVPKPAGVPLSPRQLFPGLFEAVQLGRVFPDNKTFVDAAPKQRPATILAAWRREKTQPGFNLKAFVEAHFTLPTDGSVPFQSDLKAGLRHHLDTLWTVLARPAAPAADATDSLAEFRSLVPLPKPYLVPGGRFREVYYWDSYFTMLGLDEAGKTQIMKDITDNFAYLIGRFGFIPNGNRTYYLTRSQPPFFANIVQLLAKDLGNAELLRYRPALEAEYRYWMRGAETLKPGTAAHRVVRLPNGSLLNRYWDESDQPREESYAEDVAAAKKSKQPAAQFYHHMRAGAASGWDFSSRWFKPGGGLESIQTTDLIPVDLNCLLYNLETVLAEAARVAGQPAQARLYDTKAAQRKMALLALSWDPKAGWFQDYNWRLKQRSQVRSLAGTFPLAYGLATPEQARRVAAGLQTNFLKPGGLVTTLSATKQQWDAPNAWAPLQYLAIEGLTRYDHNALADTVAHRWVRLNSRVYNQTGKLLEKYDVQNVNRPAGGGEYPLQDGFGWTNGVLLRLLNREQPR